Sequence from the Magallana gigas chromosome 4, xbMagGiga1.1, whole genome shotgun sequence genome:
ACCACTTAACAGTCCTCATTAGCAATGTATAAGTtgattaataacaaaatttaaagatgaaatattaaacaataataaaatgatgtgtaatttaatttatttattcaatattgctATTCTCTATGAAGGGAATTACGTGCTGAACATGctgttcaatatttataaacaactaAAGAAAATTGACAAAATGTATATTGATAAATTGGTAATTTCATAGGCtttaagaaacattttttaaccCCCCTTCATTTTGGGGTATATTGAATCACATGAATACATGATAACCAAATCCCAAGAACTTACCCCACACATGTATCGAGTATTTTTCGAtcaactgtttttgtttgtgcAAACCAATGATATTACAATGCTAGTCTAGTAAAGTTAAACTTTGTATAAGGTTTCAGCATGTTTTTAACAGGGACTTGTGTAGAAAAAAAGCAGCATTTAGAAAATGGTAcctcaaaagaaaattattaacaCAAACTTTTTGAACAATCTTTTTTTCTACACAAGGCCCTAGCTTGGGTTTCTTCCTAGTTTTTGCAGTTAGCATGTACAGGCTATGCACCAATTCACGGGAGGAgtaaacaaattcaaattaGTCAAAAGCAAGGACtgatttctttactttttttcagACTGTAGAAAAATGATATGAACTAATTTGTTAATAGTATCATTAATGTCGGACTGTTTAACTACTGATTTAAAATACCTGCCAGAGATTCGCAATACTTTGAAATGGTGGTTTCGAAGGACTCCTGTCAAAGTCACAATTTTAAAGATAGAAATACTTTGATGTTTCCtgacatattttctttctgtTGGTACTAAAACACTAATTATAAACATGTTATTTACCTTATACCTATTTATTTGACTATATAGCAATAAatgattgtaaaatatttaagtgACAGAAGAAAACATACCAGGCAGATGATAGATATGACCTTTAAATAAATCGTGTTCTTGGTtgttggaggggggggggggttagccaTTAAACCTTTCAGCACAAAATATCTTTTGTAATCTGTTTTAGATGATACAACTAGTGTGATAGATGAATGTGCAGAGCAAAAAAGAAGCTGAAGGAAAGGTATCCTTGACTCATGATACGCACATGATGAGGACAGTAACAGAGAGTTTTACTGCAAAATTTGCAGCAAAAAGATGTTCAAACAACATGGGCAAAccaagtgtttgttttatttttttttaacactagAAAGACACGACAGAAATAGGAAttgtaaaagaaaagaaatttatgTTAGACTAATctagattaaataaataatataaccCTAAATTCTTTTGCAGAGAAGAAAAGTTGCatctatttaaaaatcaagACTGCAGGTAAATTCACTATGTGATATAAAATGATCTTTAGTTTTGagtaactttttattttaacaatagaatgtacatgcatttcaataaagtataataaagtCCTTAgcaaatcaagatatataaaatacattgccatcattttttagatataagCATTTCATTATgaagcaatatacatgtatttctatcatTTTGAAGAACTTGCATTATCTTAGAAAGCATATATCAAAATGTGTTCTTGAAGGAAAAAATAGAATCAtgtcttttttcatatttgcaaGAATCttacaaaatgtttaatttaccCCTGCTGGTACAAGATAATTTCCAAGTACTAAGTCCTTCTTCAAGATCCTTTTTATCTCAAGTCCAATTGGCAAAATCctaaattttagagaaaatcatGTAAAAGAAATATGCTTTATTCACACACAATTCTTTTCTTTGTTCTTTGTAAATGAAACATATAAGTTCAGTATAACTGAGTTGAGGATTTCTGTTGGATTACAAATGTTTTATGTCAGTAATAAAGTGTTCTTTTTTGCCATTTAATGACTGGGGCAAGGGCTCTTCCATTTGCTTTCACAAGCCCATTTATGGCATTGATTTTGGAgctaaaaaaattcacaaaatgcaGTAACtccttttaagaaaaaaataatagaacTTAATTAGGTTAAGGACTAAGTCCAAATTTCAACTTCCATGTGCAAAAGTTGTCATGCTTtaaaaaaagagggggggggggggggggtatttgttcatttcttttaacatatgattacatTCTTTATTTCTGTGTTTACATAAAGAGATTATAGGGGGAAAAAGCGAGTTTGCATCAGTTAATTATATGTTATGTACCTCTGTGACTCCTTGACGCATGCTTTGAGGTATGGCATTCTATTAATGTGTTCCCCTGTGATAGGTTCATCATCCTTCAGAACCTCTCGGATTTCTTCATAAGCCTTCTGTTGGACATCTGGATTCTTGGCCAAACAGTACATGGCAAATATTAGGGTTGGCACAGTCtgaaaaacaagttaaaatcaaGCATCTCATGCATACATCTTTGCATAATTATTCTTGTACCTATTGTACCGTTAGAAAAAGAATAAAGCAACCTACTCGAAATACGTACATGCATGttagtgttatttttaaacatctttcAAATTAAGCAAGcataataaattcaaacattaactgattttaaatagtgctgaaacgaataccataaatcagtattcgaatattcgtgaGTGCTATTCGATtcgtattcgaatattcgtagatgtcaaagaaaaggtattaagtTTGTATTACTAATTGGGTGTATGTGTAGACTGCTTAAACAGGTCAGTTAGAAGTTGACACTTAACGCATAAGTATCGATTGAATTGGgtgtgcatttattttttaagcatataataatatactgatattttttttaaaatttcctttaaagaGAATCAAAAGATTGAttacttctttaataatatactaCAGTCCTGACTCCTGTGTGAGACCGATACCGTCGGATACGTAACTTCGTAAGTCAGTCCAAATATTTCCGCCATGTTTGATATAGtatcaaaaagaaaaatgataacgCTCATAGTTCCGGAAATGTTCTGTTtatttgaagaagaaaacaattatatcgaggtatctttttaaaaaaaactttcgatGTACCTTTCGATATTAACTCTCCGTTGCTCACACTCGTTCAAACATTTAAGCAAATTATTTCTTCAGCGTCTGTTATGAATTGATAAATCCAGAATGTTTGTCTCCGTTCGATGTAAACCATGCTTTTACTTTCAAGGTAAAAAAGCATGGCGGAAGAGTCTATTACTGGGTTAAGTAATAGATTCTACCAAGCATGGCAGTCATAGATGGCTTGTCTTTTCTTTcgtttaaagtaaaaattttcaGCTTCTCCTTTCCATTGTAACGAAATAACATGATGCTGCTTagtttacaatgcttaatatGGGTGTTAGACATGTGATCGAATATTCGAATGCTAAATATACATtcgaatattagaaatttactattcattcgcgaatattcgaacattcgtttcagcactaattttaaagtaaagaaCTCTTTTTGATTTTCACATGGCAATGAGCTGAAAACAAGTAAACCCAATACATGTGACACAGTTAACTCCTTACTGTATTTAGTCCATCCCCAAACAGAGACAGGGTTATAATGCTGACATCTTTAAAGGACAGCTCTTTCTTAGACAATAGATATAACAGGAAGTTAAACTGTCCATCCTTTAGGTTTCCTTCTTTTTGTAGACGGTCAATCTTGGCTATTGTCTCATCAACCAGTTTCTGTCCATTTCTGAAATGCAAAGAACGAGATTATCAAAAATAACACTGGTCTAAGATTTTGATTGTTAACTAAAACAGAAtgcttttacaaaaataaaataaacaaatcgtTGCAAATTTACCTAAAGAAATAGTCTTCTTCATCAAGAAGTTTTTGCCACAGTCTTGTTGTGAGGAGTTTATGGAAAGGCACGGAGAAGTTTATTTTTGTGGAAAGTTCAAATATGGCATTGTTACTAGAGATCATGCGCATAATGTGAGAGGTAGGTGAGTCCACAAGACAACCAAGGCGAGTCTCGAAACAGGTCATTCCAGAGGctgtaaataaaagaaaaacagcaATTACAATTATCTATCATACTGCAAACACCTTTTTTCTCTATTATACAGTATGTTTGTGTGCTCATTAAATGGATGGGTCCATCATAACTACAATGTAACTTTCTGATAAAACTCAAGGATGACAAATGCATCAAGATCTCTTGCAAACAAGTATAAAAGTGATGGAAAGAGAATTACCAGaagaaaatgtgaataaaatcTTGAACTGTATGACCCATGAAATTGGTTTAGGTATCTTACACTCTAAGTTCCACTTTGCTGCTTCCAATCTAAAATTTTCTATTGTCCCATCACTGTTGTGGATTTTCTTAATCCGTGCAATAAAATCATCCACAACTTCCTCCACAAAGGGGAGATAAACGGTGACTGCTTTTGGCCTCATCATCATCTGCTGCACTGCACTCCTAAGTCTGTACCATTCTTCCCCATTTCTACAAAAACAAATAGTTAACTATTTTATATGGCCATTATACCTATCATTGATACTATTCTCTCAATGTATTAATTCAGTAAATTAATAGCCACTTCAcagaaaaagatttaaaacttAACATGTGTCAGTCATTCTATTCCTGAAATAAATTAATGCTGATTCACCCCCTAAAATTTAACAAAGTAATTCTACCAAGaattattatgccttctgtcagtttgtcactatatattcaatactcatctattttcgcatagtatcaaaggatttatatagcgtaagcatactatgccgaaatagagcacggcgaatattttcaacgaaaatctgtcaagcgccgacagcgggattcgaactcacgacgctaaaatcattgAATCTAGCATGAAGCCCACcgcgttaccgctacgctaaATTAGCCGTTATTACGACAACCGatatttaggtatataaaacgtagatatGTACGACtgatatcaagcaattaaaattattcatttttccaaaaaaacttcattattgacggtaattttaaagttaaagtttcctataaacttttgaacaaattgattgaacatttttcaaagaaattctacatgagaatcacaaaaacgcttttttaaatgacgcttgataaagaatgttcaagaaaaaaaattcactgagatttcgtctgctaaacatttcgagttttctcggtaaggccaaacgtctctctatttcttgaaaagaacataaatctttgttgactttttattgtacaacaacttgttgattaaataaacaatcaaatcaattgattacacgtaatttgaaaaacaacaacaaacgcttgcttttccggtgattattttaagggacttgtcaacactcgaacgtcagagctacttatagcaaagcacgtcagtatatttaacagtcggcataataataacaatagtgttgtgttgtgcatgtactatgcctaaatagtagtcagggtttgatacatagtgcactcgcctccggctcgtgcaccatgtatcaaaccctgactactatttaggcatagtacatgcacaacacaacactattatataaataatatcataGTTGGTGATAATACAGGTTGCTAAAAAGTGAACGAATATTAAATTTCTAAAGGAAAAATTGTTGAATATCCAGAATGGTTCAAGAGTAGAATGGTTTAAGAGTAGAGAGTAAATCTGTTGGGCTCATACTCCATCTCAATCATACATGGAGTGTCAGTGATTAAAGAGTGAAAGTGTCTTGAATTATACTTGTATAGATCCCtgctctttattttttaatctacatgtacaagtggTACTTGTACTTAGATGTGTAATTCTTTATTCATCCAATTTGGATGTGCATgatcattgtaaaatataattttcaacttACGTGTTTCCAAGGCCTGGTGAAAGATCTCTCTGCTCTCTGTATTGCTTTGTTGTGTCAAGAAGTGGGGCAACATGAGGCTGTTTGTCTTCATTTAAGAAAACTGTTCTGACATCATCTGGGTCATAGATTCGGACAAAGGTTACACCAGCAATGGTCTCCTTGACGATCGGGCCATATTCTTTATATCTTGAAATGAGAGCATCTTGGTATCTGTCTACTGTGAACCTTTGAAAGGGACCTGCCAtgaaaaaatccttaattatAGTATTCTGTTTACTACAAGTATTAATAAACTGATGATCAAAGTTGCAAGGTCATCTGATCATTCCATTTTCTCTTTAGGCTGTCCAAAGTTAGTTCTATGTCTAATGTGACCCACACTCATAGGTTTAAGAGAAAATGTGATgtagaaaaaacaaatttttatttttatttgatcttTTCCAGTTTGATTTTACCAAAATACTTCAATCTGtagaaatttgaaatgtttagagCACATTAtggactatatatatatatgcgatACCCAATGGGATTGTCAGGAAAAATCCTTATCAAAGAGATAGCCTACATGTAGCTTGAATACTCACTGTATTTGTATTAAATAATTTGAGTGAAAATGttgattgttttaattttatcgcCCTCTCTCGGCCTCgaagatttgttatttttaagtgacattaaacgtagaattaaacattttcaattaaaaaacagtcaactattttgttttgtttggtcCATTTGTATACCTTTTCTATACTGCAGAATTGTCCCGAGATAAGGCAGTCCCTTTGGGCCGGGTATGTCTTTGAATGGTTTGAAGTTCTGCGTCGAGGAGTTGGATCTCGTCTCATGGCTCTCATCTG
This genomic interval carries:
- the LOC105326656 gene encoding probable cytochrome P450 CYP44, which gives rise to MGRITVCSRSYFYYQSKIFSWQCRRCLSVAVADESHETRSNSSTQNFKPFKDIPGPKGLPYLGTILQYRKGPFQRFTVDRYQDALISRYKEYGPIVKETIAGVTFVRIYDPDDVRTVFLNEDKQPHVAPLLDTTKQYREQRDLSPGLGNTNGEEWYRLRSAVQQMMMRPKAVTVYLPFVEEVVDDFIARIKKIHNSDGTIENFRLEAAKWNLESSGMTCFETRLGCLVDSPTSHIMRMISSNNAIFELSTKINFSVPFHKLLTTRLWQKLLDEEDYFFRNGQKLVDETIAKIDRLQKEGNLKDGQFNFLLYLLSKKELSFKDVSIITLSLFGDGLNTTVPTLIFAMYCLAKNPDVQQKAYEEIREVLKDDEPITGEHINRMPYLKACVKESQRILPIGLEIKRILKKDLVLGNYLVPAGTTVELAPYVHYMSSEYFVEPDRFLPERWLRDGSALNIHPYLLTPFGHGPRMCAGRRFAEQELYVLLSKMLKNFSLEYSGDLDMKFQVLMVPDRPTSFTFKDRL